The following proteins are encoded in a genomic region of Magallana gigas chromosome 1, xbMagGiga1.1, whole genome shotgun sequence:
- the LOC136273990 gene encoding uncharacterized protein, which yields MTKTTFHCFRKNLAANRVGGNCQIGADKMEQNETLQCKVLKKSQELQQYTNNGVQMMFFNLVCADKTKFYNLRVYQKHKFNNISVGRCYKFINTINRGENRYWVVASSLIAFTSRVDVPEELLKNIPLLPEETPITGVKRKLNEATACDERSTITGKVMQASPVKYRREHLAVRLINIKDPSGTAKVCLFGDNAEMNFEVNDGVEISGLYRKTYMGKQQLTSSRVTTCRFQDVEGISITSTDLMDDDDFLPDDIDGKRTVKITVTDIMDFDVYHCCPSRGCYDKKLVNKKCPTCGREEEQEKKSCRVQLLYSTSEKTNQKITIWRPTLSEIIKQEVNLGSSDEFLEQISSLLPISFEADIIDNKLQNIK from the exons GAGCAAAATGAAACATTGCAGTGCAAAGTTCTCAAAAAGTCACAAGAACTTCAACAGTACACAAACAATGGCGTCCAAATGATGTTCTTCAACTTAGTCTGTGCAGATAAAACGAAGTTTTACAATTTAAGAGTTTACCAGAAACACAAGTTCAACAATATTTCTGTTGGAAGGTGCTACAAGTTCATAAACACTATCAACAGAGGTGAAAACAGATATTGGGTTGTTGCAAGCAGTCTGATAGCGTTCACTTCACGAGTTGATGTCCCTGAAGAACTGCTAAAAAATATTCCACTCTTACCAGAGGAAACGCCAATAACTGGGGTAAAGAGAAAGCTAAATGAAGCAACTGCATGTGATGAAAGATCAACAATAACAGGCAAAGTTATGcag GCATCACCAGTAAAGTATAGACGGGAACATTTAGCTGTAAGATTAATCAACATTAAAGACCCATCTGGTACAGCAAAAGTATGCTTATTTGGGGACAATGCTGAGATGAACTTTGAAGTGAATGATGGTGTTGAAATAAGTGGCTTGTACCGGAAAACTTACATGGGAAAGCAGCAACTTACATCATCACGTGTAACAACATGCAGg tTCCAAGATGTTGAAGGCATTTCCATTACTTCAACAGACCTAATGGATGATGATGACTTCCTTCCAGATGACATAGATGGCAAAAGAACTGTTAAAATCACAGTAACAGACATAATGGATTTTGATGTTTACCATTGCTGTCCATCGAGAG GATGCTATGACAAGAAATTAGTAAACAAAAAGTGTCCAACATGTGGAAGAGAAGAGGagcaggaaaaaaaatcatgcagaGTTCAACTACTGTACAGCACTTCtgaaaaaacaaatcagaagaTCACAATCTGGAGACCAACTTTGTCCGAAATCATAAAACAGGAAGTAAACCTTGGATCCAGTGATGAGTTTTTGGAGCAAATTTCAAGTCTTCTTCCAATTTCTTTTGAAGCCGATATCATAGACAACAAATTGCAAAACATTAAGTAA